The Drosophila nasuta strain 15112-1781.00 chromosome 2L, ASM2355853v1, whole genome shotgun sequence genome window below encodes:
- the LOC132798703 gene encoding beta-alanine-activating enzyme isoform X2: MFLMNALHPILWHLVFSIASQKLNISMADVIYLGTPCTFDPSIVELFLALQNGSAVLISHYTMRESPKRVLSALFPTSITTPGITVLQMTPSLFRQFGASAIRERILSSSSSLRVLLLGGEPFPSNVELATWMEPQILLQKHICNVYGITEISCWSTMHVLKSLHSRVPLGTPIDDQTVLAVHYENKQKEGCGELYLGSVTRRCYIPQVDDVDKKNASICYRATGDLVRRFDDGSIFYEERANDVVKRAGTRISLGLITRKIEKCLHSSELAVCLWQEELQKLICCIRCFEPKTKVQQRAQTFDILSKLACAEQPDRFVYLQHFPCDAHGKLDKKLLLKECTLLAQPAQDILKSFLHDRLECVDTLNERFAKKQRLDINATNNPCGYDLSFRQAGGTSFHAITLCREIGLQMCIDDEQRHLFELLLDENVPLRVVLSFLDTAKLVTHNTKLKPVESPLDAIPAATPSCSRACGLVITRVEQPAIHFQYHWKVNFSKCVDSPVAQYEGRYVAVGAHSKILRTLDALTGQEQSTLRLPDRIECKVTFLSEQLAMVGCYDGCLYGFNPLTGEMVWNIDIGGMIKAQPFLSADGERIVICSYAEDYNVMCLSTERQQVLWCMRIGEKAIFASPLELPRQQAIIICTLDGGYTRVSLLDGSVQWAKKCKQPMFASPVLLDPNTFACAEVNGQVHACNVNSGKILDSYSAEGNIFSALVVRSPPTHMGHTFVLFGCIDHHVYCLRCKTTAGKSASFELHWKVDVGASVYATPTILKIEPNGFLVFCCATDGRVVLANLGNGQIQWSDKLPGELFSTPCYIESLRRIYLGCRDNYLYCLGI, encoded by the exons TTTTCTCTATTGCCAgtcaaaaattgaatatatctATGGCTGATGTTATTTATCTGGGCACTCCTTGCACCTTTGATCCATCCATTGTTGAGCTGTTTCTGGCGCTGCAGAATGGTTCCGCTGTACTCATCAGCCACTACACGATGCGCGAATCACCGAAGCGGGTCCTAAGTGCCTTGTTCCCCACAAGCATTACGACTCCCGGAATCACTGTCTTGCAAATGACACCATCGCTGTTTCGACAATTTGGAGCAAGCGCCATTAGGGAACGGATATTAAGTAGCTCAAGTTCTTTACG agtgTTACTCTTGGGCGGCGAACCATTTCCGTCTAACGTAGAACTTGCCACATGGATGGAACCGCAGATCTTACTTCAAAAGCATATCTGTAACGTATACGGCATCACAGAGATTTCATGTTGGAGCACGATGCATGTTCTGAAGTCGCTGCATTCGCGTGTACCTTTGGGAACGCCCATTGATGATCAGACTGTGCTTGCTGTCCACTACGAGAATAAACAGAAGGAGGGATGTGGCGAGCTTTACCTGGGAAGTGTAACACGACGCTGCTATATACCCCAAGTCGATGATGTGGATAAGAAAAATGCTTCCATTTGCTATCGCGCCACAGGTGATCTGGTGCGACGTTTTGATGATGGATCTATTTTTTACGAGGAGCGAGCCAACGATGTGGTAAAGCGTGCAGGAACTCGCATTAGCTTAG GTCTCATAACACGCAAGATTGAAAAATGCTTACACAGCAGCGAATTAGCCGTCTGTTTGTGGCAGGAGGAGCTGCAGAAGCTCATCTGCTGTATACGATGTTTTGAACCAAAGACCAAGGTGCAACAAAGGGCGCAGACCTTTGACATACTGTCCAAGTTGGCCTGCGCTGAGCAACCCGACAGATTCGTGTACCTACAGCATTTTCCATGCGATGCACATGGAAAGCTGGATAAGAAACTGCTACTCAAGGAATGCACGCTTCTGGCTCAACCCGCTCAAGACATACTCAAAAGTTTTCTACATGATCGGCTCGAGTGCGTGGATACGCTGAATGAGAGATTTGCAAAGAAGCAACGCTTAGACATTAATGCGACTAATAATCCCTGTGGTTATGATCTGAGCTTTCGCCAGGCTGGCGGCACATCTTTTCATGCCATCACTCTGTGTCGCGAAATTGGTCTGCAGATGTGCATTGACGATGAGCAACGACATCTGTTCGAGTTGCTGCTCGACGAAAACGTGCCATTGCGTGTTGTGCTAAGCTTCTTGGATACGGCCAAGCTTGTTACTCACAATACCAAACTGAAGCCTGTCGAGTCTCCTTTAGACGCAATACCCGCCGCAACACCCAGCTGCAGTCGGGCTTGTGGTCTGGTCATCACACGCGTCGAACAACCGGCAATTCACTTTCAGTACCATTGGAAGGTTAATTTTAGCAAATGCGTTGATTCACCTGTGGCACAATACGAGGGCCGATATGTGGCTGTGGGCGCCCATTCAAAAATACTGCGCACACTTGACGCACTGACGGGGCAGGAGCAGAGTACTTTAAGGCTACCGGATCGCATCGAGTGTAAAGTTACATTCCTTAGTGAACAGCTGGCCATGGTGGGCTGCTATGATGGGTGCCTCTATGGTTTCAACCCCCTGACCGGTGAAATGGTTTGGAATATAGATATTGGTGGAATGATTAAGGCTCAACCGTTTCTATCGGCGGACGGAGAACGTATTGTGATCTGCAGCTATGCCGAGGACTACAATGTCATGTGTCTGTCGACGGAGCGACAGCAGGTGCTGTGGTGTATGCGTATTGGCGAGAAGGCGATCTTCGCCAGTCCCTTGGAGCTGCCCAGGCAGCAGGCAATCATTATTTGTACCTTGGATGGTGGCTATACGCGCGTCTCTCTACTGGATGGTTCTGTTCAATGGGCCAAAAAATGTAAGCAACCCATGTTTGCGTCCCCAGTTCTGCTCGATCCCAATACATTCGCTTGTGCCGAGGTGAATGGACAGGTGCATGCTTGCAATGTGAACAGCGGCAAGATT TTGGACTCCTATTCGGCAGAGGGCAACATATTCTCTGCGCTCGTTGTCAGATCGCCGCCAACGCATATGGGACACACTTTTGTGCTTTTTGGCTGCATTGATCACCACGTCTACTGTCTGCGATGCAAAACAACTGCTGGGAAGAGTGCCTCCTTTGAGCTTCACTGGAAGGTTGATGTAGGAGCTTCAGTCTATGCTACTCCCACTATACTGAAAATAGAGCCTAATGgctttttggtattttgctGCGCCACGGACGGACGTGTAGTGCTGGCCAATCTGGGCAATGGCCAGATACAGTGGTCCGACAAGCTGCCCGGAGAACTGTTTTCTACACCATGTTACATTGAAAGCCTAAGGCGTATCTATCTGGGATGCCGTGACAACTATTTGTATTGCTTAGGAATCTAA
- the LOC132798706 gene encoding DNA polymerase epsilon subunit 3, which translates to MVERIEDLNLPNAVIARLIKEAIPDGSNVSKEARAAIAKAASVFAIFVTSSSTALAHKQNHRTITAKDILQTLNELDFESFVPSLTQDLEVYRKMVKDKKESKANKKDTSTGDAAASSSSAAAATENGEAE; encoded by the coding sequence ATGGTTGAGCGCATCGAAGATTTAAATTTACCCAACGCTGTGATTGCGCGACTTATTAAAGAAGCCATACCAGATGGTTCCAACGTAAGCAAAGAAGCTCGTGCGGCAATCGCCAAAGCAGCTTCCGTCTTTGCAATATTTGTGACTTCGTCGTCCACGGCATTGGCACATAAACAAAACCACAGGACGATTACTGCGAAGGATATACTACAAACGCTGAATGAACTCGATTTTGAAAGCTTTGTGCCATCCCTTACCCAAGACCTAGAGGTGTATCGAAAAATGGTGAAggacaaaaaagaaagcaaggCCAACAAAAAGGACACTAGCACTGGAGATgcggcagcaagcagcagttCAGCGGCAGCTGCAACGGAAAACGGAGAAGCTGAATGA
- the LOC132798702 gene encoding DNA excision repair protein ERCC-5 has translation MGVTGLWKLIEPCGKPVPVETLEGKVLAVDISIWLHQVVKGFQDNKGSALNNAHLLGLFHRLCKLLYYRVRPVFIFDGCVPQLKRDTIARRQQQRSKLSNEADRIQALLLQSLAKEKVVQQALGTNAELLLKSPTKRPAAAKSGKTDEDDIFKLPELPASAAQFNEADSELEDQEYASTSATSDSSFDETTARHTYNSSLQAIDVRSQHFKNLPADVRHEILTDIKETRKQSSWGRLHELPARSDDFCSFQMKRLLKRRAVQESLEQAEQEMGGRTLTYSELSEFFSEEGIVTPTAIEESTRQISSDEHTRFLLVRDLKKKALEDNQKAMKIKCEPIKELDSEEAADEKPSTSAMAVKRSIEDDDVVKKELGSEYDTDLAMALALSLEESGKVYDEKDYDYDSDQDLRLNREQSKQLRHAAKGPARAYMIEYGGMNEEEVGNIMEATQLNDTQSLEAFLHNTNVNTETAGDEADNSIEEAKLLSLAIEESKRTHAEDLVKSEQIQTIDSDTDSDLEEVVDTSVISSKKSLEICVDIKDALNKDDDLFADIFDIDTQQNKECSKNSELQKTEIADKELEETLSKDAMSKKIIPSKQTAEEIVLTDSEKQIESEDELCDAEKTSESDLKTTVAVAKEKERPSGTDLKPLPIKPAAALDSLLDDLKRQTADVKNIKLESIKLGTSAVIELSSDDEASKAIIPSISKDIIELCDSENETEKKRSSPNKTPSKSKAITDYFETSYKIKRTPDKPIEADVTPPSTPKPFYIKRTPKSSRKRNGNVLSDEGISPNKKSSKAAKSLFPTKEPEKVEPVNTQDLINDAADALKSQKSNEELQAMASNLAQERRDLEVERNRQDRMGMSISQRMSNDCQELLRLFGIPYIVAPMEAEAQCAFLNAVELTNGTITDDSDIWLFGGRTVYKNFFAQNKHVLEFRAEQIEQTFNCNRGKLIQLACLVGSDYTTGIHGIGAVTALEILASFSSTTHMETTPSVSLQSSVLSTLVRFRDWWQAHKNSNLPIGSSARLSLRKKLKNIELHEGFPSSSVVDAYLSPTIDDNRDAFSWGSPDVESIREFTRKSFGWTTSKTDDILMPVMKKINEKKIQGSIRNYFTAKSALRVQQPPLVSKRVQIAIDKMSGKIDNETPEKPKRAPRRGRKKATEDQEASATEESADCQRNSARPKRGKRKSGETTNTACPENPSTSNETSKPAKCARIPSTREVIPQRERDMEQMRQNKVKAAEVLKANAKAASKKI, from the exons atgGGTGTAACTGGCCTTTGGAAGCTCATTGAACCTTGTGGGAAACCCGTGCCCGTGGAGACCCTGGAAGGCAAGGTGTTGGCCGTTG ATATATCCATATGGTTACATCAGGTGGTTAAGGGCTTTCAGGACAATAAAGGCTCTGCACTCAACAATGCTCATCTCCTTGGCCTCTTTCATCGTCTCTGCAAGTTACTCTACTATCGAGTGCGTCCCGTTTTCATCTTCGATGGCTGCGTGCCCCAATTAAAGAGGGATACAATT GCACGGCGTCAGCAACAGCGCAGCAAGCTGAGCAATGAGGCGGATCGCATTCAGGCTCTTTTACTGCAATCGCTGGCTAAGGAGAAGGTGGTGCAACAAGCACTGGGCACAAATGCAGAACTTTTGCTCAAATCACCCACAAAGCGTCCAGCAGCTGCGAAGTCGGGTAAGACGGACGAAGACGATATTTTTAAACTACCAGAATTGCCAGCATCAGCGGCGCAATTCAATGAAGCGGACAGTGAACTCGAAGATCAGGAGTATGCGAGTACCAGTGCCACATCAGACAGCTCTTTTGATGAGACCACAGCGCGACATACATATAATTCCAGCTTACAGGCTATCGATGTGCGTAGCCAGCACTTTAAGAATTTACCTGCAGACGTGCGACATGAAATCCTTACTGATATCAAGGAGACACGCAAGCAGTCCTCCTGGGGCCGCCTTCATGAACTGCCTGCACGCAGCGACGACTTTTGTTCGTTTCAAATGAAGCGATTGCTCAAGCGTCGCGCCGTTCAGGAGAGCCTCGAGCAGGCTGAACAAGAAATGGGCGGTCGTACACTCACCTATTCAGAGCTCTCTGAGTTTTTCAGTGAGGAGGGCATTGTTACCCCTACGGCCATTGAGGAAAGCACTCGTCAAATAAGCTCTGATGAGCACACTCGTTTCTTGTTAGTGCGCGATCTCAAAAAGAAAGCCCTCGAAGACAACCAGAAGGCAATGAAGATCAAGTGCGAACCCATTAAGGAACTTGATAGCGAAGAAGCAGCCGATGAGAAACCAAGTACTTCAGCCATGGCAGTAAAAAGAAGCATTGAAGACGATGATGTGGTGAAGAAAGAGTTGGGCTCTGAATATGATACTGATTTGGCCATGGCGCTAGCATTATCATTGGAAGAATCAGGCAAAGTCTATGATGAGAAAGATTACGATTATGATTCGGATCAAGATCTGCGTCTAAATCGCGAACAAAGCAAGCAATTGCGTCATGCTGCCAAGGGACCAGCGCGTGCATACATGATTGAATATGGGGGCATGAATGAAGAAGAGGTGGGCAATATAATGGAGGCGACGCAATTAAATGATACACAGAGTCTTGAGGCTTTTTTGCACAACACGAATGTTAATACGGAGACAGCTGGGGATGAAGCAGATAATTCAATTGAGGAAGCTAAATTATTGTCTTTAGCGATTGAAGAAAGTAAAAGAACTCATGCCGAAGATCTTGTCAAGTCGGAACAGATTCAAACAATCGACAGCGATACAGATTCTGACTTGGAGGAGGTTGTTGATACATCCGTCATATCTAGCAAAAAGAGTTTAGAAATTTGCGTCGATATTAAAGATGCATTAAATAAGGATGATGATCTTTTTGCAGATATCTTTGATATCGACActcaacaaaacaaagaatgTAGTAAAAACTCAGAGTTGCAGAAAACTGAAATTGCTGATAAGGAACTTGAAGAGACTTTGTCAAAAGATGCCAtgagtaaaaaaataataccaagCAAGCAAACGGCAGAAGAAATTGTTTTAACAGATAGCGAGAAACAAATTGAGTCTGAAGACGAATTGTGTGACGCCGAAAAGACATCCGAGTCAGATTTAAAAACCACTGTTGCAGTGGCTAAAGAAAAAGAGAGGCCATCAGGAACTGATTTAAAGCCATTACCTATAAAGCCCGCTGCCGCACTCGATTCCCTACTTGACGATCTTAAAAGACAAACTGCAGACGTTAAAAACATCAAATTGGAATCAATCAAACTAGGCACCAGTGCGGTTATTGAGTTGTCTTCTGATGATGAAGCATCTAAGGCAATTATACCTTCCATATCCAAGGATATTATTGAACTTTGCGACAGTGAAAACGAGACTGAAAAGAAACGTTCATCACCAAATAAAACACCgagtaaaagcaaagcaataaCAGATTATTTTGAGACcagctataaaataaaacggACACCAGACAAACCAATAGAAGCGGACGTCACACCGCCATCAACTCCTAAGCCATTTTACATAAAGCGTACTCCAAAATCAAGTAGAAAACGTAATGGTAACGTACTCAGCGACGAAGGAATCTCGCCCAACAAAAAGTCGAGCAAGGCAGCAAAGTCTCTTTTTCCTACGAAGGAACCAGAGAAGGTTGAACCAGTTAATACACAG GACCTTATAAATGAtgcagctgatgctttgaaatcacaaaaatcaaatgagGAACTCCAGGCAATGGCCTCGAACTTGGCGCAAGAGCGGCGAGATTTGGAAGTCGAACGTAATCGACAGGATCGCATGGGCATGTCGATTAGCCAACGCATGAGCAACGATTGCCAGGAACTATTGCGTCTCTTTGGCATACCATATATTGTGGCACCTATGGAGGCGGAAGCTCAATGCGCCTTCCTTAATGCCGTCGAGCTCACCAATGGCACCATAACCGATGATAGCGACATTTGGCTATTTGGTGGTCGAACTGTCTATAAAAATTTCTTTGCCCAAAACAAGCATGTGCTGGAGTTCCGAGCCGAGCAAATAGAACAAACGTTCAATTGCAATAGAGGTAAACTTATTCAGCTGGCTTGTCTTGTTGGCAGTGACTACACCACAG GTATTCATGGCATCGGTGCAGTTACGGCTCTAGAGATATTGGCTTCGTTTTCAAGCACAACCCATATGGAAACGACCCCCTCTGTGAGCTTGCAGTCGTCTGTGCTATCGACTTTGGTAAGGTTTAGAGACTGGTGGCAGGCCCATAAGAACTCTAACTTGCCAATAGGCAGTTCAGCGCGTCTTTCTCTGCGCAAGAAACTCAAAAACATTGAATTGCACGAGGGATTTCCTAGTTCGTCAGTAGTGGATGCCTATTTATCACCCACAATAGATGATAATCGCGACGCTTTCAGTTGGGGCTCTCCCGATGTGGAATCTATACGTGAATTTACGCGAAAGTCTTTTGGTTGGACTACATCGAAAACAGACGATATTCTTATGCCGGTCATGAAAAAAATCAACGAGAAGAAGATTCAAGGCTCCATTCGAAATTATTTTACGGCAAAGAGCGCACTTCGAGTCCAACAACCACCACTTGTTAGTAAACGAGTGCAGATTGCCATTGACAAGATGTCTGGTAAGATTGACAATGAAACCCCAGAGAAACCAAAACGGGCGCCACGTCGAGGGCGCAAGAAAGCAACAGAAGACCAAGAAGCTTCCGCGACGGAAGAGTCAGCGGATTGTCAGCGTAATTCTGCTCGTCCGAAGCGCGGTAAACGGAAGTCCGGTGAAACAACAAATACAGCATGTCCTGAGAATCCCTCCACATCCAACGAAACCTCGAAGCCCGCTAAGTGTGCTCGCATTCCCAGTACCCGGGAAGTTATACCTCAAAGGGAGCGAGATATGGAACAAATGCGTCAGAACAAAGTCAAGGCAGCAGAGGTTCTGAAAGCAAACGCGAAAGCTGcttctaaaaaaatataa
- the LOC132798705 gene encoding LOW QUALITY PROTEIN: uncharacterized protein LOC132798705 (The sequence of the model RefSeq protein was modified relative to this genomic sequence to represent the inferred CDS: deleted 1 base in 1 codon; substituted 2 bases at 2 genomic stop codons) codes for MENSTASPSKTTTTPKKRKHSEYHDPDYGFGYHSQSVDTSKEKRVKLEQIYNSDDECCGQQQDVAIDNSPRRKDNAAQLKRIEDIVRAEFQKELNLKEQQLSEIDSRLLQARQLLDKLRYQVVSEYYKKQQVSLSAADVARIRSSDTLFGDGAEHNGAQLALHPAIKKIVGKRPAPIQLHLPERTAATLAKQTIRLRNPAHRRAERRRQMKIREKGIVTDHSQDKVKNTNEVSCDEQPCTSKQAYKRQQEQLLGRGLDSSSVSALNASRLNNKNKFHFVIGNTSKYIGGSDYEPQGSQGLAYKWLVYVHAKNLPQPMETYLKKSKLKTSQLCLYXLSCCFXVRFQLHHSYRPNDIVDVHSPPFQLSRRGWGEFPMRIQLYFQENLQQKPVQLMHTIVLDKTMCGLHTMGGETTVEVWLRADAIAPPETSTTTAPVTIKREPLTAPPTSASAPALHLMADSSKPRTISITQNKEELDDNLFACINKIELSDDIEQIEPTVLVSEPLKLSSPKKAQPTPVTPIKMHTRLNSMDTTFTTRSPAASLNAHMSFNGNTYRNPHELHNGHNKGQVKNVVFQKAGKLYIIDPLQSKLKQAAKQQSLLKPQLSLLKQPQPAQQLSKRWHILQCMQHDHGYANMSSDEALSMPVVPQSQRLRLEQVFNGIQFQSMRTAVEFLLRRLPLTGLSSSEYVFGTQTMSAFLVQPALRQRFYEIMRGRLLSRCMRHHQRLQHLHSTGKEYFWSVREIVAFARLHGYTPPLKMLCVTRDKTTSAPTPLSERVQQQLKEEPHRQFQTFCTLSTRTRIDNWLTGNAKRLQCRVEQVEEMQLVDVLGLDASTSRISRPSSIPHNNPNNHQMLYLPPPSKLEAATQLVRDMCKDVGIVLDTEQCVPGVSQSLALTLLAHVLQMFIEKLVRRAASNKLQLQQQSHAIETLPPAASNVELALSPYDIGRVIAKSDELDFLGNCNLGVASRDNQS; via the exons ATGGAGAATTCTACGGCGTCGCCGTcgaagacaacgacaacgccaAAGAAACGTAAGCATAGCGAATACCATGATCCGGATTATGGTTTTGGCTACCATAGCCAAAGTGTCGATACCTCAAAGGAGAAACGCGTTAAGCTAGAGCAAATCTACAACTCAGATGACGAATGTTGTGGTCAGCAGCAGGATGTAGCAATCGATAACTCACCGCGGAGAAAAGATAATGCGGCACAGCTGAAACGTATTGAGGATATTGTGCGAGCTGAATTCCAGAAGGAGTTGAACCTCAAGGAACAGCAGTTGAGCGAGATTGACAGTCGATTACTGCAGGCGCGGCAGCTACTGGACAAGTTACGCTACCAAGTGGTCAGCGAGTACTATAAGAAGCAGCAGGTGTCGCTGTCAGCTGCCGATGTCGCTAGAATACGCTCGAGTGACACATTGTTCGGCGATGGTGCCGAACACAATGGTGCGCAACTAGCATTGCATCCGGCCATCAAGAAGATTGTGGGCAAACGTCCTGCTCCCATTCAATTGCATCTGCCGGAGCGAACAGCCGCCACTTTGGCCAAACAGACAATTCGGCTAAGAAATCCAGCGCACCGACGGGCAGAACGTCGTCGGCAGATGAAAATACGAGAA AAAGGTATTGTAACGGACCATTCACAGGATAAGGTGAAGAATACGAATGAAGTTAGCTGTGATGAGCAACCTTGCACCAGCAAGCAAGCATACAAGCGTCAACAGGAGCAACTACTGGGAAGGGGACTTGACTCCAGCTCTGTGTCGGCCCTGAATGCCTCGCGCTTAAATAACAAGAATAAATTCCACTTTGTGATAGGCAATACTTCGAAGTACATCGGTGGTTCAGACTATGAACCGCAAGGCAGCCAGGGATTGGCGTACAAGTGGCTGGTCTATGTCCATGCCAAGAATTTGCCTCAGCCAATGGAGACGTATCTTAAAAAAAGTAAGTTAAAGACGTCACAATTGTGTTTGTATTAATTATCCTGTTGCTTTTAGGTACGCTTTCAACTGCATCATTCGTATCGACCCAACGACATTGTGGACGTGCACTCTCCGCCCTTTCAGCTTTCACGTCGGGGCTGGGGAGAGTTTCCCATGCGCATTCAGCTCTACTTCCAGGAAAATTTGCAACAGAAGCCCGTTCAACTAATGCATACGATTGTGCTGGACAAAACAATGTGTGGATTGCACACAATGGGCGGGGAGACCACTGTTGAGGTTTGGCTTCGTGCTGATGCGATTGCTCCACCTGAAACATCTACGACAACAGCACCCGTAACAATCAAGCGAGAGCCACTTACAGCGCCACCTACGTCTGCTTCTGCACCTGCTTTGCATTTGATGGCGGATAGCTCGAAGCCGCGAACGATATCAATAACTCAAAATAAGGAGGAACTCGATGATAATTTATTTGCGTGCATCAATAAGATCGAATTAAGCGACGACATTGAGCAAATTGAGCCCACTGTTCTTGTATCGGAGCCATTGAAGCTTAGCAGCCCTAAAAAAGCACAACCAACACCCGTTACGCCCATCAAAATGCATACCCGCCTCAATTCCATGGATACAACCTTCACTACGCGTTCGCCAGCAGCCAGTCTGAATGCTCACATGTCCTTTAACGGAAATACTTATAGAAATCCGCATGAGCTGCATAATGGACACAATAAGGGCCAAGTAAAGAACGTAGTGTTCCAGAAGGCTGGCAAACTCTACATCATTGATCCACTGCAGTCAAAACTAAAGCAAGCAGCCAAACAGCAATCGCTGCTGAAGCCACAGCTTAGCTTGCTTAAACAGCCGCAGCCAGCGCAGCAGTTGTCGAAGCGGTGGCACATTCTACAGTGTATGCAACATGATCATGGCTATGCCAACATGAGTAGTGACGAGGCACTGTCAATGCCAGTTGTGCCACAAAGCCAACGCCTACGCTTGGAGCAGGTGTTTAATGGCATTCAATTCCAGAGTATGCGCACTGCCGTTGAATTTCTGCTGCGTCGATTGCCATTGACTGGTCTTTCAAGTAGCGAATATGTATTTGGCACTCAGACAATGTCAGCGTTTTTGGTTCAACCTGCCTTGCGTCAACGTTTCTACGAGATTATGCGCGGTCGCCTTTTGTCTCGTTGCATGCGTCATCACCAGCGTTTGCAGCATCTGCATTCAACAGGCAAGGAATACTTTTGGAGCGTACGTGAGATTGTTGCCTTTGCGCGTCTCCATGGCTACACGCCGCCCCTGAAAATGCTTTGTGTTACCCGGGATAAAACAACATCGGCGCCAACTCCTTTATCAGAGCGGGTCCAGCAGCAACTGAAGGAGGAGCCGCATCGACAGTTTCAAACCTTTTGCACTCTTAGCACAAGAACCCGCATAGACAATTGGCTAACTGGAAACGCAAAACGCTTGCAATGCCGTGTTGAACAAGTCGAGGAAATGCAATTAGTCGATGTGCTTGGATTGGATGCATCTACATCGCGAATTTCCAGACCATCAAGCATTCCTCATAATAATCCAAATAACCATCAGATGCTATATTTACCGCCACCGTCGAAACTTGAAGCTGCAACACAGCTTGTGCGCGACATGTGTAAAGATGTTGGCATTGTCCTCGATACGGAGCAGTGTGTACCGGGTGTTTCGCAGTCGTTAGCTCTCACATTGCTAGCCCATGTGTTACAAATGTTTATCGAAAAACTAGTGCGCCGTGCAGCGAGTAAtaagctgcagttgcagcagcagtcacATGCAATAGAGACGCTGCCTCCCGCCGCATCCAACGTGGAGTTAGCCTTATCGCCCTATGATATAGGGCGAGTCATCGCGAAAAGCGATGAGCTCGACTTTCTTGGTAATTGTAATCTTGGTGTGGCCAGCAGGGATAATCAGTCCTAG